In the genome of Passer domesticus isolate bPasDom1 chromosome 2, bPasDom1.hap1, whole genome shotgun sequence, the window TAAACCTGTGATGGTTAAAGAGGAATACTGTGTACAGAAGCTaatgtctgccccaagctcatTGCTATGAAATCTTACCCACAATGTCACTAATGTGATTGAAGACTTATTTCCAGCATCATCTCTGCTAGCAGAGGAGAACTGACTGCAGAAACTCTGACCAGAACATGCTAGTGATGTCGTGATGCTTGGTTTTCTACTTTCAACTGGAAAATCTGCCTTTTCCtcaaatatttaagaaaaaaatagagtttCCTTTGTGGAAATATCTAATGTTCTTTCAGTGATAGATCTACGAGGTTATTAAATTACTCGAAAACAGACATGTCAGCTTTTCTAAAGCTTGCACCATTATCAAGATCATTTAGCATTCACCCCTAAGAAAGTTTGCTCTTTGACATATATTATAACAAAATGATGACTTCCTCTATATACAATGATTTTAGAGATTTTAAGTGTTGAGAATGGTTTCAATACCATGACTGGAATTGCCTCTagtaattgaaaaataaatcctgctcttctagggcagatgaatTCTGTACAACCTCTCCAGAGGCTATGATCTGCCTGAGGAAACCAGATGCAAAAGGGATTCACTCACAGCTCTGACAGTTTTTGAAAGCATACAGCAGGTATTTTGTGGAGTCAGAATTAAAGTCTTCTTTTTAAAGGATGTATTTGAACACAAGACTTTCCAGAGCAAAGTTCAAGTGGAGAAGTGCAATTGAGGCACTCAGATCAAGGTGCTGCAGAGATAGGGGTAGGGAGGCTCACacccaggccaggttactgggAGACAGAAACAACATGGTCAGGCTGGTGAGAGCAGGGCAACTCTAAGTTCTCCAGGAGATATTTTCCATAGAGTTCACTAAAGTCCCAGTTCTAACCCCCACCAATTTCCTTCAAGACTGAGAAGGTGTTGTAAAGGAAAAGATGCTGACAGGCATGAGACCTAATCAGGCAAAGTAGGTGGAGGGTCTCTAGGTACTGTCTCCATTAAGGTGTAAATCCTTCAACTTTTTTAAGTGTGAGAAAATTGCATTTAATCAACACTTAGGCTGAAGACCTCTCCTGGTGACATTCTTTGCATTTAATATGCCAATTTCAGTCCAGTATCAAAATCTAAAGTTTCTCAAAACTGCTAAAATCCTCTAAAAAAGTCATGCTTTTAGGATCACTCTTTCTTTAGTTCTGCCATGGCCTGACTTGAAGTCAAAGTTTGTTGATTCTACTTTTTACATACTAAAATAAGGTATTAATCCTGTGGTACAGATCGAGCAGTGTGCTCAGAGTCTCTATTAAAGTGACCAAGGTGAAATTAGATTATGCTCTGATCATTTACTTCAGGGCAAACACCTTCACATGAATAGAACATGTAGAAAGTGTTGGCATTATCTGTTAAAAACCTTCAAATCTTCTCCAGTAGGTTGAAAATTGGCCTGAAGGAGAAGCTTAAATGATGAAAAGGTTATGAATTTCTCTACACTGATAATTCAAAATAaccatgaaaatgaaaaattactcAAACCAATTacataattaagaaaaaaaattaaatatgaatTTGTGCTGAAGGAGATAACTGTTTACTTGtagaaatgagaaagaaatgctGGCAGCTAATGCAGTGGTTTTACTGGAGTTAGATGAAGAAATGTGTGTGGATATGCAATACAGGTGTGTGTCATCAGCCTCACTGTAGACTGACATGAAGTGTTTCCTGGATGTGCTTTTATTTAATGCATATTCACACAAAATATCTCATACTGGACAGCTAGCATGAGTTATTTTGTCATCTAATAATGAGAATATTGACATTTGAGATCAATGTTGAGTCAGCTTGTTTGCTCTGCAGAAACTGTTCCCTCATAAAACACAAAGTGAAAGTGAAATaagggaggagaaaaataaaatgtgttacAAAAAATAAGAAGTAAAATCATTATGTCCAAGTGATGGATGGGCAGGTATGTGGTGATGAACAGACAGGAATGTGAGGATTCAGGAAGAACTAACTGTCTCAAAAATACTCTTCCTCAAGAATTTAATACATCAATCTCAGATTCCAATCTTCCAATCATAGAGTAGAATGGCTTAAGTTGGAAGAGGCCTTATAAGTAAAAtagttccaacccctgccatggtcagggacaccttgcactagaccAAGTTCCTCAGGGCCTCATCCAgtctggtcttgaacacttccagggatgaggcaacCACAACTTCTCTaggcaacctgttccaatgtCTCAGTACCCTCACAGAAAGGATTTCTTGCTATCAGCTAacctaaacctactctctttcacTTTGAAGACACTCTCCCTTGTCCTCCTTGAAGAGGAACTTGTAAGAAGTTCCTCTTTGTCTTTCtcgtaggctcccttcagggcCTCAAAGGTCACAATTAGGTCatcccaaagccttctcttctccaggctgaaaaatcccagttctttcagtttttcctcaTATGAGAGGCACTCCGTCTGTCTGATcatcttggtggcctcctctggacttgctcatgtccttcctgtgctggggatcccagagctggatgcagtgctcTGGGTGGGATCCCACCAGagtggagcagaggggcagaatcccctccctcaccctgctggccatgctgctttggatacagcacaggagctgcttggTTTTAAGGGCTGAAAGTCTGTAACATCAGCTTGGGGGGTAGTGGGGTGGAGACAAAGACACCACTCACCACAATGTTCATGTGGCAACAGAGAGTTTATCCTCAAGCCCTTCCTTATAAAGGGCATTGGAAAAGCCCAGTCTGGATATTCCCATTGGTCTGATATCTATGCCCCTTCAGGTTCTGGCCAGTGAAATGTCTGCAGCCTTGGGAGAGATGTGATTGGGCAAAGTCCCTGTCAGTCAGCCCAGGGGCTGGTTAGTTTGCCGAGCACAAACCAGCTTGTGCTATGATGTGTGACCACACAGGTCTGCATGGCCAGGTTATGTCAAGGCtggctcatccaccagcacccccaagtccttcttggcagggctgctctccatctgttTATCCCCCAGCCTGTGTTAGTACTTAGAGTTGCCCTGACCCAGATGCAGCATTTTGCACTTGGTCTTACTAAACACAAGATATTCCCGTGGGCCCATTTCTTGAGCCTGCCCAGGTCCTTCTGGATGAATCGTGTTTTCAGGACCACCAACTATACCACTCAACTGCTGCTGACATCTGAAAATTTGCCAAGGGTGTGCCCAATCCCTTCATCTCATGCTCCAGTTTGTGATGTTTCATTCAGCCAACATGCATTTTCCATTCATTTACACTACAACAAAGCTTCATAGTCTGAAAAACAGTTGCATTGTATAACTACTGTGCTCTGCTGTAGGCATGACAACATATTACCATGGAGAGACAAGACAcggagagggagagaaggagacagaagttataaattattttagttaTCAGGAATTTATAAATTAATACAATTTTTAGACTAATTTTCCCCTGAACAATATTCAGTATACAACAAATCACAAAAGATCAGAGTTAAGGATACTTAGAGGAAGACTCAGAAATTAGAGGGAAAAACCCTAAAAAGTTCACAAGGCAATGAGGTATTAAAGTTCTCTCTGTGTgctattttgattagtttatctTTCACTTAAGTGGTCTTTGGGTCTGGAGAatttccccttcccttcagTCACTGTCTTTGGTCATCCTTCTCAAACTTACACTTAGTGAAATGTCAACCCTACCTCCAGACCAAGAGTTAGGAAGATTGCCAATGAGGCTTAGGCACTCTTATGCCAAGTTTTTCTTTAAAGTCCTGTCTGGGCCCTCTGCCCTGTAgcagaatcagaaaaaaatgtgtggGTAGGAATGAGAACATGATTAAGCCTGGAGACCAAAGTTGTGAGCTTTatttttcccaaggaaacatTATTAGAGAGCATTTGTGAGTCTGCATCAGGTTGTCTCATGAAAGGACAGTCTAAACTGGAGAGCTGGACAAGGTGGAGGCACTGACACTATCCTTTGCTAGCACCCATCCCTCAGTGTAGGATCATACTGAAGGAAGGGCATCTCCCCCTGGGCCTGCCTCGTGCCAGTTAAGAGGGATTGTGGCAGATCCTGCTTGTGGCAGGATTTGGGTTTTGACactctttgcttctctttctcaaTTTTGGCTTGcaggccagctgctcacagagtGGGCAATTGGATCATCAGCTCTTCTCCCTTTCTGGTCCTCCAGTCCTATTATTATCCACACTAATTTGAAGTGCCTTTCCGTGAGACACTAGAAAAGGagagcttttgtttttctttttgaaaagaaGAACTGTCCTAtccaaaataatgaaatattttttcattatacATTAGTAATCACTCGTTGTGTGTAAAATtactaataaaagaaaaattaaaaaaatattgccaGACTGGAATTGTCAATTAATTATGTTTGTTCCTAACAATAGAATACAGCCTTGAGAAATTATGTTTCTTTTGTGCTCTCAGGTTCCTCTTTCTTTGGATCTAGTTGCCAACCTTTACAAAACTTTGAGTTATCCTTCAAAGTCCAATGTGTCCCTCTCCCAGAGATCTCTGGGCTGAGTCAACATGCAAAATACCAAATCTAGCCATGGCCTTTTACAATTTCTTTAAGGAAGTAGCAATTGATGCAGAACATTCTTTGGTCATCACAATGGGTGATTTTACTACATCAGATGGTTTGATGTCCATGGTTATTCAAGCCCAACTTGCTGCACATGTAAGCCTGGAGCAGCAGTCACCTTGCCTCAATGCAAGGTGTTCTCAATGCAAACACCTACAGAGTTAATGcagaaaaatcctaaatttgggttgcaattaaaataattgcacCTTGCATCCCTCTTAAACTCCTGCATTAGGGTGAGATATCATAAAATGTCTCTGTGATCTCACTTCTGAAGGGAGAATGACACATAGATTTGTTAATGCAGCTGTAGAAGTCCACTTTTAAATTGGCCAAAACTCCATAGTTCCTCCTCCTAACTGCCCTCGCACCAAATCACTAGCTATACCATCACAACACCCTGATATACAGAAACCTCAGATCTCTTCAGTAGTTTGTAATTTGGACACAACTATACCAACCAGGCAAGCAAGTTCCAAGCTCTGCCAGAGAGAACTGCCCAAGTgagggggcacagctgtgaCAGCTGACCTGAACTGCCCATAGTGATATCTTGTGCCATAGAATTTCAAGCCTAGTATATAAATTGGTGGAATAACACAGAAAGGGATCTAATTGTGCTTTGGAGATGGGTTGTGCATCAGTAAGCAGGTGGTGAGCTATTAATTGTGCATCACTGGTTATTCAtgggttttctttctctccctctgtctcttccttttttcttactattttttgttgttgcaatattatattttacttcattttaaCTACTGaactgtccttatctcaaccaGAAAGTGCTAGATTTCTTTTCTGATTCATCTTCCCCATCCCACCAGGGTGGGGAAAAGTGAGTGAGTGATTGTGTGTGCTTAGTTGCCAgttggggttaaaccacaacatcCTTCCAAGTCACCCAGCCTTGCTTTCACTGGTCATACTCTTTCTTTTATCTGCTTTAGCTCCAGAGAAAAATCCCTGGTCAGCCAAGCCAGCCTTCTGCCTCACCAGTTTGACTTCCAGCATTTTGGAATTATGGAATTATTTGGAATGCTCCCCTGCTCTGAGAAGGTGGTGTCTAAATTTTGACCACAATGGTAGATCCCAGCATCTTCAAAACCATTTTCTCAAGGGCCTTACAAActacttccctgagcagcctgaagTCTACTCTTCTCACATTCAGAATtttgctggctatttttttcctgtaactAGATATTTTAAATTCAACTGCTTCATGATCCAAAATGTCCACCAATCACCAATTCACTCATGAGACCTTCTTGTTACCAAGCAACAAATCCAGGAGGATACCTTTGCTAGTCACCTCCCTTAGTACCTGCATCAGTTTTTACTCATTGCTACTCATCTCATACCCATCCTGTGCATGTTTCTcaatggaagaggaaaaaatagctCTCCTCTCAACCTCAGAAAGGCTAAGTGACCTGGAGTTCCTGCCATTGTCAGTGAGGCTGAGAAGAGGATCTGTTCCAAATAGATGTTTTGtggggaggcagagggagaTGGTGTGGGAGTAACTGTGGGATAGAGGTTCTTGTTTCAAGTATTACCTTATGGACAGAGTCACATTACAGTTCTCATTATATTTAAACATACAGATTGTTTAGGCttacaaacaaaaccaccagaAAGACACATTATTAAAATATAACTCtaaaactgtaaaataaaactgtaaaataaaactCTAAAACTCTCTTTTTAACAAGGCCCGCATATTTTTCCTACTTTTGCATTCAATCAATAAAAATGTTGAGAAAAATTGAGAAAGAAAAACCCTTCTTATCTGTTATATTATTAcataaagtttattttcttgtgtttctttgtttttctgtcttgtTGCCAAAAGAAAAGATCAGCCAGAACATTTAGGTGAGGAAATGGAAGTGGCatctgaaataaagaaatttaaagCAGTTAACAATGACAACATCAGAGATGTCAACAAGACTAGTTGCCAGAAAAGAAGGGCTTTGATCAAGAGCAGACTGCTGCAGACAGAAGTAACCAGCAAGGTGAAAATGTGCTGCTTCTCCTAAGACAGACATCATTACATCAAGCAGAGAACATGCCTATGTCATGTTCAGAGGTTTAGGCTGCCATTACAAAAGGTTTCACTTGAAATACTCTCATGTGTTCAATGAGTCTGTACTGTGAAACAGAGTGGGGAACAGGCACaggtgtttatttttcttcacttctTCAGGATGTCCCTAAAGTCAGACCCATTCCTATCTCAAATGTTTTGTAGTGCCCCAtcagctgctgtgggagagTGACCTGCTATGCTCTAGCACAGCCACATACTCCTCCTTTCTTAGCATCTTTTCcactttctcattttttcttttcccttcgtTTCTTTGTCTAGTCTCTTGATTTTTCCCCATCTACCTTGCACCTATTCCTCTgtctctctgctgccctgctccccctccTTGCTTTCCCAAAGCAGCCTGCAAGCCCTATAGAACCTGATCTCACATACCTTCCCATTTTAGCACCTGCCCTTCCAGTGCAGAGATCAGTGCAAAGCAAAGTACATGACAACTAAATATTTGTTATGGCAATATTTTCTATTCAAATTTGAATTACTGGATTTCATAGTAATTGTCCCTTTCATCTTGGGGTATAACATCAAAGAGGTATAACTGCCAGGCTTTGCAAGTTTCAGCAAATGAAGTTCAGGATCTTTTGTTTATGGTGATTTGATCCTGTGCATCAGAACAATATTTAAGGAAAAGGGGAGAACTAAACAGTTTCTTGGAGAAGCTTATTGTAAGCCAGAGAATTGTTCGTAGCTATGGCATTTTTCAGGCACTGCCAGAAGTAGGGCTGAGACTGAGGATTAGTTGGCCATTCCAGGACTGAACTTCTGCACAGCCTCTTCCTCAGACGGACGTAGCGGGACTTCTGCAAAACCTTCTCAAGAAATATCAAGATAATGACATCCATCTTTTCATCCAGAAGCCGCTGATGAGCCATATAAAATGTTGTCTTGAAGCGGCCACTTTTAATGTACCTGTTGGTCAGCACAAATATGGTCTTTTTGCTCAGCTGAATGCTCTGGGAAAGGTTGTCAAAGACTGGCTGTCCTGGGAGCCAGTCCCTTCCTTCCAGGCATAAATTGAACTGCCTGGCTTTTTGGTTTTCCAGCCTTTCAACCAGCTCTTGCAGCACCCACTCGTTCACAGCTGGGTCTTCGCTGTCGTAGGCAATAAAGGCATCGTAGCAAGCAGCAGGTGAAGGCAAGCGCCGATAGCCCTTCAGCCGGGCAGTGCAGTAATGGTAGCTGTACCACACATCCCAGAAGTAGAGATGGCTCATCACTGTGAACACCATTAAGGCAAGGACGGCTGAAGATGACAGAGCATACAGAATAAAATATGATGTATCCAGCTCACAGGTGTAGAGATCCAAGAAAACCACGCTCCTCCCCTTATGTGctcctgggccagcacaggTGACGTCAGTGGCCAGAAGAGGAATGGTCACCTGCGTCTGATTGATCCACCAGACAAACCACACAGCCTCACAGTTACACTTAAAAGGATTGCCGTGCAAAAGCAGCACCTTCAAGTTGTTAATGACATTTTCAGGGAAGCTAGATTTCTTAATTATCTCAATCTTGTTCGAGCTGAGGTCCAAGTATCTCAATTTAAAAGCACCTCTGAGAAAATGTTTGGTTAGCATCTGAATGCGATTGTTTCGGAGCATCAGTTCTTGGAGAGAAGAAGTGCAATTGGACAGTTCTCGGGGAACATTAGTCAGAAGGTTATTGCTCAAGTCCAGAGTCACTAGGTTCTTCAGAGAGGGGAGGTTTCCCCAGATAAAACTCTTCAGTTGATTATTGGTTAAGTTGAGGATCTTGAGACTGGGAGGCATTTCTTCAAAAACACCGGGAGGCAAAAAACTGAGTGAGTTGAAGGAAATATCCAGTTCTTCCAGGCTGGTCAGATTCTTGAAGAAGGACAAGTATCTAGCATTGCCATCCATCCATAAAGCATCTAAACGATTTCCTCTGAATTCTAAAATTCGAAGAGATTGACTTTCCATTCCCGTATCAATAGTGGTAGAAATGTCATTATCATTCATCATCAGCTTCCTCAAATGGatgagatttttcagaaaactaAGCACATGAGTAACACCTTCTGccagaaaataatatttgttaTTGCTCAGATCTAGAATTTCTAAAAGTTTTAGTTCTTTGAAGGCAGTTTGGTATAGCAAATCAACCCTGTTGTTAGAAAAATCCAGATATTTCAATTCAGACAAGTAAGAGAATTCACTTCCATTTAAAGTTTGACTTATAGCATTATCTGACAAATTGAGACATTTGAGAGAGCTAAGTCCCTGGAAGTCTGCGGAGTTaacaaaaaatacattgtttCTGCTTAAATCCAGAGTTTTTCCATAGTTAAGGCAATCTTCCTTAACTAAAGATTGGTAGGAAGAAGCCTCTATGTCTTTCGAACGGCAACTTCGCTCATACTCATCATACCTGAAATAATGCATCTCTTGTTGTACTTGCCTGTTGTACTGCTCAACTGAAACACCAGGATTAGAGCAAAATCCACAGAAATTGCTGTCCCCTGAAGAAGGAGAAATTTTATTCACGGAGAGGTCAATGAACTTAAGAGCTGGGAATTCTTCAAATACTGTCATGTCTGCAACTTTAATAAAATTAGTCCCGAGGTCCAACATGGTTAGATTCTGAAGATGGAGCAGAGGATTTAGATCTTTTGCCCTCAGTTCTTTAAAGACATAACCCTTGATCCTCAGGGTTTCCAGGTtagagagggaggaaaatgttGTGGAAAGATTCAAGAAGGGAGAATACACCTTCAGCTCAAAGTTAAAGGACAGATCAAGCTGCATAAGGCTGGGGAGAAATGTCAAGAACTGAGCATCTCCAATCTCCCTCATGAGGAAATTTTGGGAGAGGTCAAGTTCTTTGAGATTCTTGATGTTTTTAAACCAACTGCTGGGTATGCTCTGAAGAGAGTTACTGTGGAGCCGCAAAATCCTTAAATTTTCCAAGGAGTCAAAAGCCTTTGAATGTATGTGAATCGAGCTCTTGGGACAGGGATTACAGGGATATGGGGCATCATAGCAACGTGGGCAATTGCCACTTAGGTCGAGAATTTCTAGGTTGGGAAGGCCACTTAAATCCTGTTCTTGAATCTCTTGAATCCTGTTGTTGTAAATATACAATTCCTTTAAAGTAGATGACAAATTGGGTGGGACTCGTGTTAGGTTGTTGGACTTCAGGGATAGGATTGTTAACTTTTTCAGTCCCAGGAAGGCTGTTTCTTCAATTTCAAATGAAACATTGCATGGGTTGCGGTAGTAACAGTTCTGTCCAAGATACAATACCTCTATGTTTCCTAGCTCTGAGAAGCTGGCTTTATGGATAGAAAAGATATGGTTTGCTTCCAGGCTCAGCAAGGTTAAAGTAGCAGGAAGGCCTTGGGGTATTCCTGCCAGCTGGTTTGCATCCAAATACAATGACTTCAGTCTTGTCAGGGCAGCAAAACTGCCATTCTCAATTTTCAGTGGGCTGGTGCACACATGATTTTTGGGTCCCAGTTTGACAGGCACACAGTTGCACCTGAAGTCAATCTCCTGGAGGTTTTCAAGATGATCAAAGGATGTTGGGTGGATGTGGGGAATATGGTTAATGCTCAGCGTAAGGTTGGTAGCATTTCCTGGGATCCCTCTGGGGATTTCTGTAAGGCGCCGGTCAGTGCAGTCCACTGTTACAGTATCTTCGGAAGGTTTGACATCACAGGGTAAAGTTTTGGGAAACCAAGCCCCTGAGAGCAGCATTGGGAATATGAAGAGCAAGATAAATGGCAATGCATTTGACATCTTTGCACAAGGTACCTAAAACCAAGGAGAAATGGAGGTATTAGTTTAATGCAATCAGAATATTTCATCTATACACTGGGTCTGGCCAACTTTACATCTAAATTCTGTTTTTTGTCTCACATTGACCAAGAATAGATGTGGAAGTAGGATTAGAAGTTTGAAGAGGCGTATGCTggtatttcctttccttttttttccccccaggcaACACAGCATTTTATGCATGTAATGAACATTATGATACTAATGAAAGAATGTCTAGCCTAGCCAAATAGTCCATGACATCCCAGCATTTGCCTGTCTCCATCTTTTATTGCAAGGCAATGTACCCCAGGGTCAAGAACATTAGCCAAGGCAAATGCCCATGGAGCATAGCAGAGATCTGATAGGGAATCCATAGAGACTCCTTGCAGTGCAAGACATTTTTCTCCATCACATGGGTACCCTTTACAGTGCATCTGATGACACACACCTCCGTAGACCATGAAGTGCTGACTGTCACCAGCCATGGACACAGAACGTGCAGTCAGAGAGGGCAATACTGGCAGCCACTGCACATCAAAGCCCACCTTTAAAACAAGGAAGTTGTAGGAACGAGGCCTACAGTCATGAGATATGCTGTTCTATATGTGGTAAAGGGATTTCCATGAGATCTGTGGCTGAGGGATTACTCTGGGCATGATGGTGTGCTGAAGTGTGATACGCTATCAGGCAGAAATGGGTAACCCTTTCACCCTCAGTCAGCCAGGTAGAAGAGGAAGTGGTGCTAAAGTTTCACAATTCTGTACTTTCCTTGTGCAAGACCTAAAGTCTGTGTTGTTGCTCTTGATATCCCTTATTTACATATAAGTGGCTTCTCTCTGTCCCCCATTAAAGACAGCAGTAACAGAACATTTGATCGCAGTCTCGCTTCCACTTCTCCCAAAAGTATAAACTGGCATTTGAAATCTTTATTGGCAGAGAATGAGAATACAGACATTTTATGGACTAGTCAATGGAGTAATTTCTCTCTCTTCACAAAACTAGGGATGCTTATTTGGTAAGATTTGCACCGGGAGGACTGACATAGTACTGTACATTTGTATGTTGCAAGTCTAGTGTATTTATCAATTATCCAACAAATTGCATTGTTGATGAATCTCTGTTCATGGAAGTTCATACTGAACTAAACCAGATTTGCAGTGATGAACCAGTAATACAACTGGTGAGTCTGTTCAGGAATGAGATGAGGCTTGTGGTGTAAATCCAACTATTGCATCTGGCAATCTGACCAGACTTAGTAGTACTTAGTTGGCTCAAATCAGAAATTAAGCCCAAACACACCCAGCCCCTCTGATTTCTGTGGACCAGCTGGAAGCAAAGGAGGTTACTTTATGCCAAATTGCTACATACTT includes:
- the LOC135293476 gene encoding toll-like receptor 7; this encodes MVPCAKMSNALPFILLFIFPMLLSGAWFPKTLPCDVKPSEDTVTVDCTDRRLTEIPRGIPGNATNLTLSINHIPHIHPTSFDHLENLQEIDFRCNCVPVKLGPKNHVCTSPLKIENGSFAALTRLKSLYLDANQLAGIPQGLPATLTLLSLEANHIFSIHKASFSELGNIEVLYLGQNCYYRNPCNVSFEIEETAFLGLKKLTILSLKSNNLTRVPPNLSSTLKELYIYNNRIQEIQEQDLSGLPNLEILDLSGNCPRCYDAPYPCNPCPKSSIHIHSKAFDSLENLRILRLHSNSLQSIPSSWFKNIKNLKELDLSQNFLMREIGDAQFLTFLPSLMQLDLSFNFELKVYSPFLNLSTTFSSLSNLETLRIKGYVFKELRAKDLNPLLHLQNLTMLDLGTNFIKVADMTVFEEFPALKFIDLSVNKISPSSGDSNFCGFCSNPGVSVEQYNRQVQQEMHYFRYDEYERSCRSKDIEASSYQSLVKEDCLNYGKTLDLSRNNVFFVNSADFQGLSSLKCLNLSDNAISQTLNGSEFSYLSELKYLDFSNNRVDLLYQTAFKELKLLEILDLSNNKYYFLAEGVTHVLSFLKNLIHLRKLMMNDNDISTTIDTGMESQSLRILEFRGNRLDALWMDGNARYLSFFKNLTSLEELDISFNSLSFLPPGVFEEMPPSLKILNLTNNQLKSFIWGNLPSLKNLVTLDLSNNLLTNVPRELSNCTSSLQELMLRNNRIQMLTKHFLRGAFKLRYLDLSSNKIEIIKKSSFPENVINNLKVLLLHGNPFKCNCEAVWFVWWINQTQVTIPLLATDVTCAGPGAHKGRSVVFLDLYTCELDTSYFILYALSSSAVLALMVFTVMSHLYFWDVWYSYHYCTARLKGYRRLPSPAACYDAFIAYDSEDPAVNEWVLQELVERLENQKARQFNLCLEGRDWLPGQPVFDNLSQSIQLSKKTIFVLTNRYIKSGRFKTTFYMAHQRLLDEKMDVIILIFLEKVLQKSRYVRLRKRLCRSSVLEWPTNPQSQPYFWQCLKNAIATNNSLAYNKLLQETV